The nucleotide window cgtaGGCCGTACTTTCTTTTGTCCATTAATCCATTTTCGAGCGAACAGAATGAGCAGTAGCTACATACGGACTGTTAGTGGAATTCCTgcaagagagtaacggttaatgtgattggatgttaattatttgactaggcttcctgtatttgacattgtgttgttatttcgctgaacactagatggtttaattttatttttggcagtgaaacgaggatactcaggtgagaaaaaaacctcacccaaatgtatagccccgttgggaaatctaaatggactgtttgaaaatgtgctAATTTATTTTTATGTGAATcatatttttatttggcgtacccatGACATCATTGCACGTACCCCTGGGGGGTTTGAAAATACCTGCTCTAGATTACTGAGATGTCCCCGAGGGTAAGTCAATCTACACTACTGAGATGTCCCCAGGGTAAGTCACTCTACACTACTGAGATGTCCCCAGGGTCAGTCAATCTACACTACTGAGATGCCCCCAGGGTCAGTCAATCTACACTACTGAGATGTCCCCAGGGTAAGTCACTCTACACTACTGAGATGTCCCCAGGGTAAGTCACTCTACACTACTGAGATGTCCCCAGGGTCAGTCAATCTACACTACTGAGATGTCCCCAGGGTCAGTCAAtctagactactgagatgtcccCAGGGTCAGTCAATCTACACTACTGAGATGTCCCCAGGGTCAGTCAATCTACACTACTGAGATGTCCCCAGGGTCAGTCAAtctagactactgagatgccccCAGGGTCAGTCAATCTACACTACTGAGATGTCCCCAGGGTAAGTCACTCTACACTACTGAGATGCCCCCAGGGTAAGTCACTCTACACTACTGAGATGCCCCCAGGGTAAGTCAAtctagactactgagatgccccCAGGGTAAGTCAAtctagactactgagatgccccCAGGGTAAGTCAATCTCCACTACTGAGATGTCCCCAGGGTAAGTCAAtctagactactgagatgccccCAGGGTAAGTCAAtctagactactgagatgccccCAGGGTAAGTCACTCTACACTACTGAGATGTCCCTGAGGGTAAATCAATCTAAACTACTGAGATgtccccagggtcagtcattagactactgagatgtcccCCAGGGTAAGTCATTAAACTACTGAGATGTCCCCCAGGGTAAGTCATTAAACTACTGAGATGtcccccagggtcagtcattaaaCTACTGAGATGCCCCCAGGGTCAGTCACtctagactactgagatgtcccCAGGGTAAGTCAGtctagactactgagatgtcccCAGGGTAAGTCAGTCTAGACTACTGCCATgtccccagggtcagtcattaaaCTACTGAGATGCCCCCAGGGTAAGTCAGtctagactactgagatgccccCAGGGTAAGTCATTAAACTACTGAGATgtccccagggtcagtcattagactactgagatgccccCAGGGTCAGTCAGTCAAGACTACTGAGATGTCCCCAGGTTCAGTCAAtctagactactgagatgtcccCAGGGTCAGTCAATCTACACTACTGAGATGTCCCCAGGGTCAGTCAAtctagactactgagatgccccCAGGGTCAGTCAATCTACACTACTGAGATGTCCCCAGGGTCAGTCACtctagactactgagatgccccCAGGGTCAGTCACtctagactactgagatgtcccCAGGGTAAGTcattagactactgagatgccccCAGGGTAAGTCACtctagactactgagatgcccccagggtcagtcattagactactgagatgcccccagggtcagtcattagactactgagatgtccTCAGGGTAAGTCACtctagactactgagatgccccCAGGGTAAGTCAAtctagactactgagatgccccCAGGGTAAGTCACTCTACACTACTGAGATGTCCCTGAGGGTAAATCAATCTAAACTACTGAGATgtccccagggtcagtcattagactactgagatgtcccCCAGGGTAAGTCATTAAACTACTGAGATGTCCCCCAGGGTAAGTCATTAAACTACTGAGATGtcccccagggtcagtcattaaaCTACTGAGATGCCCCCAGGGTCAGTCACtctagactactgagatgtcccCAGGGTAAGTCAGtctagactactgagatgtcccCAGGGTAAGTCAGTCTAGACTACTGACATgtccccagggtcagtcattaaaCTACTGAGATGCCCCCAGGGTAAGTCAGtctagactactgagatgccccCAGGGTAAGTCATTAAACTACTGAGATgtccccagggtcagtcattagactactgagatgccccCAGGGTCAGTCAGTCAAGACTACTGAGATGTCCCCAGGTTCAGTCAAtctagactactgagatgtcccCAGGGTCAGTCAATCTACACTACTGAGATGTCCCCAGGGTCAGTCAAtctagactactgagatgccccCAGGGTCAGTCAATCTACACTACTGAGATGTCCCCAGGGTCAGTCACtctagactactgagatgccccCAGGGTCAGTCACtctagactactgagatgtcccCAGGGTAAGTcattagactactgagatgccccCAGGGTAAGTCACtctagactactgagatgcccccagggtcagtcattagactactgagatgcccccagggtcagtcattagactactgagatgtcccCAGGGTAAGTCACtctagactactgagatgccccCAGGGTAAGTcattagactactgagatgccccCAGGGTAAGTCACtctagactactgagatgcccccagggtcagtcattagactactgagatgcccccagggtcagtcattagactactgagatgtcccCAGGGTCAGTCAATCTACACTACTGAGATGTCCCCCAGGGTCAGTCACTCTACACTACTGAGATGtcccccagggtcagtcattagactactgagatgtcccCAGGGTCAGTCAATCTACACTACTGAGATGTCCCCCAGGGTCAGTCGCTCTACACTACTGAGATGTCCCCCAGGGTCAGTCAATCTACACTACTGAGATGTCCCCAGGGTCAGTCAATCTACACTACTGAGATGTCCCCCAGGGTCAGTCACTCTACACTACTGAGATGTCCCCCAGGGTCAGTCAATCTACACTACTGAGATGTCCCCCAGGGTCAGTCACTCTACACTACTGAGATGtcccccagggtcagtcattagactactgagatgtcccCAGGGTCAGTCACtctagactactgagatgtcccccagggtcagtcattagactactgagatgtcccccagggtcagtcattagactactgagatgtcccCCAGGTTAAGTCATTAGACTACTGAGAAGCCCCCCAGGGTAAGTCAGTCTAGACTACTGAGAAGCCCCCCAGGGTAAGTCAGtctagactactgagatgccccTCCAAGGAGGCAATTCAAATGTTCTTGTCTCACAAGTGTAGAGAAAATAAGTAAATCATACCTATCTTGTGGACCTGCAGGTGTCGGTCGATCTCACCGAAGGTGGGACTCGTCCCCAGACAGCGCATAACTGTGATCAGGTCCTTGGCTTCAATCTTCCCCTTGCGCGTCTTGTCGTACAAGGAGAAACATTCCTTGAATTCTACAGGGAAAAACAGGCAAATAATGCACCAATGCACTGGGTGAAAAGAAACTAAAAAACAAATCATGATAATCCATTCTAAAAACAGTGCATATTACAATGTTTCTCCTCTCCAAGGAGGCAATTAAAATGTTCGTCTCACAAGTGTAGAGAAATAAGTAAATCATACTTGTAACCTCAATTGGGACTATTTTCTAAAATGCCCTTTTTAAAAAGACATTGCTCTCAAAGTTTGTCACAACATTTGACTCTACTGTTCAATATCAACTTATTAAAAAATAATGACATTATTTATGTCCCATGTGACCTCCCACACACCAAAAGAAAAGCTAGCAAACAAAATAGCACACCTTACCGTTGATCTGAGTTCCTGACAGGAATTTAGCCTGAGGAAAAACACAATGCACCATGAATTGGCCTAAACATGTACAGAAATGAGTAAACACAAAACacttcaattgtttttttcttaCCATGTCTGTAGTCAGAGATCTCTCTTCCTGGAATGCAACTGGCTTACCTTACCTGTCTCCACACCCATCCGCCTgccggttcaaagtccaccacaGAGTGCATGTTATTTAATACCGGTTGCTGTGGAAACTGAGATAGTGGATCCAAGGTATCATAttatcctctccctttctcttctatCAAATACTTGTGATACTAATCACTACCTTATTATCTGATATGACAACCAGGATATGTTAAACTACACAGCGTGGCCATTAGCAGACAAGTTACAGTATATGAAAATAATAGGTTAATAAAAAAAGTTAAATTCTTCAGTAAGATAGGTAACTTTGTCTATATTAAAAGTAGGCGTAAGTATGATTGATCTTGCTCAACCAATAGAACTCCCCCGTTTCAATTCAATACCATTTTATGTCTGGTGAAAGGACAGATGACActgaataataaatacatttcctgAGGTAGCTGCAGTATATAACATTACCACTAGAGGTCACTGTCTATCAATCCAGCCATGTACTAATACTTCATATAATAATTTGGTATGTGTATACCCCACTACATCTGGCGTGTACTCTGTATTCCACTCAGTTGGTAGATCATGGTGCTTagagagcatggtgcttgcagtgccaggtttgtgggttcgattcccacgggggaccagtaagATAAAAAGGTAAAATGTATGCTCTCAAGCAAGTAAGTCGCTCTGGGTCAGAGCATcggctaaatgacaaaaatgtcaaatgtaaatctGCTATAGGAGACATATGACCTACTTCATTATGGAGTAACCTTGATGATGTCTGTTATACAGTATATGCAAGTACAATTAAGCATGTCTTCAAAGTTCATAAACACAATATACACAAAGTGGAGTAAAAAACGTTTATTACTAAAAATATCTGATATTGAAATGTTGAAACAACTTACTTGAAGCAATACAATGATGTTCAAGTACATCCAACACTGACCTTTCTTTGAGGTCATGTTTTTGTCTCATTTTAAATGAATACTGTAACATTGCATACTGTAAGATGGTCATTGTCATGtggatggggttggggttgggggagtGGTGGGGTGCAACTGTAGAAAAGAGGGGCCTGTCCCAGAATGCAGCACAACACTGTGCTCGATCCACACTCCATGTGGCGCTTGCTGATGATGTCATTCGGGAGCGGATTGACCATTTATCTGTAGCAGGAACGTTTCAGACCTGTCAATTCTACAGAAATGCAAGATATTGATGGAATCTATTCAGTCAGTATTAGTCCAttccacaggaggctggtgatgggaggacagctcataataactTTCCTTACTCCATGCAAACCTAACCTGGGTAACTAATTGTTAACCCCAAACTAGCATCATCATACTGGCTCCCAGGCTAACACAAACTAGCATCACCATACTGGCTCCCAGGCTAACACAAACTAGCATCATCatactggcacccaggctaacaCAAACTAGTATTATCATACTGGCTCCCAGGCTAACACAAACTAGCATCATCatactggcacccaggctaacaCAAACTAGCATCATCatactggcacccaggctaacaCAAACTAGCATCATCATACTGACACCCAGGCTAACACAAACTAGTATTATCATACTGACACCCAGGCTAACACAAACTAGTATCATACTGGACACTCACCTGTTGTCACTCCTATCAGTGGCTGTCCTTAACGTGTAATGTGTAGTAGGACCAGGGCTCGGGGACGTACAGGTGACCGGGGTATTTCTTACGCAGCACCGGGTCGCTCCACAGCCAGGCCACCCACACGGCCACCAGGAACATGGTGACAGAGAAGCTGGCGAACAGAAAGAGGCCATTGGCGTCTGGGACAGAGCCCTTATGCCGCTGGTGGATCACCGTGGCTACCATAGCTAGGAAGGTGAGGAGGAAGAGTTGGAAGATCTGACCCTCTGTGACCAAGTACctgagagggtgtgagagaggggCAGAAGTGAGAGCTGCAGTCAAGATACTTTCACTTTCTAGAAGGAAATACTTAGAGTTGAGCCATGCTTCACACAGTGAAATGTCCCCTACTTCAGGTACTTTCAGTACGACATAAATCAGAGTACATTAATCCCATAATGGAGTACATTTATCAATTAGAATTCAGCAATTCACCAATTTCTTTCTTGAGCAAATGGTCAGAggaccggaacataattacaaataatttgtagactgcaaattgattgcaagaagcccaaacagatatttcaaaacttgcttacatttgtatacgatcacacaTATCTTGctacagatttccaaaattaaaatcacttggaggtgaattgctggtgtttttacagtcttatatgtctaataaaaataaaaagtgtttTAAAAGTTTTACAAATCTTTGCTCAGAAAACATTTCTCAAGTCAAAAGAAGGAAGTAATGAGGGGACTGACCAATAGTAGAGGGCACTGGGTCCGAGTAGCAGCCAACCAGACAGGGGCATCGTCTTCTCCTCTTTGACGTGAGTAAAGCAGCCAGTGAAGTAGAGGAAGAGGATTATGAAGAAAGGAATATAcctggaggaagagagaaggagagaactcAGTTGAAAACTAGTTCATGTCAACTTATTACAAACTCATTGCAAATACTGAACACTGATCAGTTTAAAAACGTTTACATGctgtatatagtgtattctagtcaagactcatcctatataactgctgctgtacacaccttttctagccacatactgtccataatgtcatTGTCTATCCATACcattatatacatacatatttatattccggactctgataTTGCTTGTTCTAATATTTCTTAATACCTTTATTGACATTTTTTGGACTTGCATTTGCTTATTGTATTGTTCGGTATTACTGCACTGAACATAAGCTTTTCGCtaaacccgcaataacatctgcaacgTATGTGTACCCGAACAATAACATCTGATTTTTAGATATACAGACAAATATATAAATCAACTCAATTTGAAAAAGAGTCCTTGTTCAACCACTTTAAAAAGTTGTTAATCTGAGTTGTATTATCAACCAATAGCATGTTATGACAGCAAGCAGAAGAGAATATCCCATTAAAAGTGATGACCACATACCACATCAAATGTCCCAGTTGTTCATCATAAAAATAAAGAAGCTCAAACGAATCAatctaaaataaatcaaataagaaACATGTTCAAACAATATCAACAGCATTTTAGTTGTTGGTTGATATGAAACAGCATACATTTGAGCTCTATCAGGCACCATGCGTTCATTCATCCtggttaacccagaactataATCTTCCGTCATTTGGTCATATTGTATCAGAAGGAGTTGGGTGAAAAGCAGAAGACGTTTCCATCCCGTATGGACTAACAAAGTATATCTTCTCTAATAAAAAGGTGTAGCCTACCAGTGTAGCAGGTTTGAGGTCTTTGATTATGGGGTTCTCTCTGACAGACAGGTGGAGCTGGTAGCCACTCAGCAGCAGACGATGGTTGATGGAGTCGCCCACCAGGTGGATGCTGGCGCCCATCACTAAGGTGATGATGCTCAGGTACACGGCGGAGCGAGGCAGGGCCCTGGAACTCCTCTCAatcagctgctcagagagggacgagagcacacacacattaacaggcatgtaaacacacacacactaacaggcatgtaaacacacacacactaacaggcatgtaaacacacacacactaataggcatgtaaacacacacacacactaacaggcatgtaaacacatacacacacattaacaggcatgtaaacacacacacacattaacagacatggaaacacacacagtagcagacatgtaaacacacacacacacacagtaacaggcATGTTAACACACATTAACAGACatgtaaacacatacacacacattaacaggcatgtaaacacacacacattaacaggcatgtaaacacacacacacattaacaggcatgtaaacacatacacacacagtagcaggcatgtaaacacacacagtagcagacatgtaaacacatacacacacattaacaggcatgtaaacacacacacacattaacagacatggaaacacacacagtagcaggcatgtaaacacacacagtagcagacatgtaaacacacacacacacagtaacaggcATGTTAACACACATTAACAGACatgtaaacacatacacacacattaacaggcatgtaaacacacacacattaacaggcatgtaaacacacacacacattaacaggcatgtaaacacacacacacattaacaggcatgtaaacacacacacacacattaacaggcaagtaaacacacacacacacattaacaggcatgtaaacacacacacacacattaacaggcatgtaaacacacacagtcacttaGTATAGCATGTGAGCATCACAAATTAATCGGATTAATTAATTCCATATTGAAAAGCGATTATTTTGGACACATTTCATTATCCCTGTAGCTTATAGGGCAACTGTGACTGTGAACAAACGGTATCAACCAGCCTTGCAGTTTGTGTTTGGTGGTTCCAGACAGTCACCCACCTTGAGCAGTAGGAATGGCGTGATGACATTGTAGGCCATGTGAAAGTAGTCTCCAGCACTGGGCTTGTTCAGGGGGAACCACTCCAGAGGGAGAATGAGCTGTATTAAATCATGGATACAACACAGGGCTGCATTCATAGCATAGACTTCAATGCTGCTATAACTAGGCTATTTGTTTGTTACACTTTGTTATTTACTCAAATATATTATTGTAGCAAGGTGGTTCCCACGCCAGGACAGCCCGGAAATATTTTGGGTATCACAGATTGTTatggcaattctcacatagacACTTAATTGGAAGGAAGTATGATATagacatgctttttacatttgcatcactatgttttttttctttgaaaGTCATGTTGAAAGTGCCTCCTGTAAGAACCTATGATCCATGAACAGTATGTGATACAGACATCTCAGTGCCattgacacctctagcactgagatgcagagccttagaccgctgcgccactcgggagaccaaATGCCAGAACAACCTGAGATACCCAACATTTTTTCAAGCTGTCCTGGTATGGAATCTCTCAGCAGGTTGTCCATACCATTACAAATGGGCCCTCCAGTCcttgagggcctgattggtggcacagttttgccccagacccagctaacacacctgactccaataatcaactaatcatgatcttcagtttagaatgagatttgattaatcagctgtgtttgccaGGGATGGAGAAAagagtgacaccaatcaggccctggaggactggagttgcccaggcctgcCTTATAGTGTGCCTTAAAATATGGAATATGTCTTGAacattaatttattcaacatAAAACATTAATATCTCAATGTACTTTTTTTGATGTAGCatatttttagacattgtttggaacaatatactcTTAAAACAGGTCAAATTTCTAGAGTGGCTCTCTGGTACTTTAGAAGATATGACCCATTTATAAAAAACATAGGTCTTCAATAAATCATAGCCCACATTTAGGATTGCACATTcagcaaatcaccagcagagggagttagcatttgaatccattttcccattcactgtgttggtggtggtaataAAATGCATCATAACTTCAAAATTAGCAGACAACCAACTCTGGAAATGTGATGTACTTATAGAGTATATTATTCCAACCAATGTCTTTCAATGAGGAAAATGAAAAAGGGTCCTTATGAGTTTtgttgaataaattaatgtgACAAATTGAATTTCAGAACTTAAACATACTCCGTATTAGTGATAGGGgctctaaaaaaatatataaaaaaaatatatatatatatatatatattagttagTTATATAATATATAGTTACATATTGCAATATTATTGTGGGCAATATATCAATACTTTGATTACAAGTAtagataaaaaaaatgtaaaaaatctaaTTCACCAAAactcatcctatagcttgttctccatctttttaaatagtgagccaacatgttttcagcacttatttccatgactgataaaACCTCATTTTCCCATGTTCTCTCTTATCTCTCCACAGCAGACATAGTGTTTCAAATAGCAGAATCGTGAGAATCgtaatacatatcgtatcggctcCTAAGCATGGTGATGGTaacgtatcgtgaggtccctggtaattccCTACTCCACACACTAAGGAGTATGACTGCACGGCTCACGGATCATAGGGTCTTACTGTAGTGGAAGAATGAGAGATGGTGATCTCCTCGAGACTAGCGACTTGCTGGTGCTGAGGCCCAGCTTGAAGACTCAATCATGATTTATGACATTGTTTGGATGGCTGACCATCTGTGGGCTATCACAGAGGTCAAACACACCTTCTCTGCGGTTTTCTCCGGGAAATGTATATTTTGTTGGTCGGATTGCGGATAGTTCAAAGCGACACAGGGGTGTGCTCCTATCATTTAAATGCAGTTGATTAGATTAGAATACGGTTCTGTCTTTTGCTTTCGATTGCAAAGTGTAAAGAAATGTTCATTCAGGTTGGGGGTGAGTTTCTGCTTGAATTTGACAGTGAATTCGCTTATACTGTGTCACGTACTGCTTTTTCTTTCAGAGAtgattctgaactgaagacacgtgtCACTACGTTAAGCCTATTGGTGACAGTCATTTACTCGGAGTATTCTGTAAGGTATCATGTAACACTTGTTTTCTTCTTCCGTTCATTATTTTGTGACTAAAAAATATATAAGTTGAAATGAGTAAATTGATTCCTCGTTCTACAGATTCATTGACTATAAGCTTATAATTTATGTCTATCGATAGTTGTTTTTTACACTACACATTATTGGATATCACCTTGACATCTCTGATCTGCTTGCCTCAATAAATGAATGCTAGAACATTGGTCGCCAGGATAAGCTATTTGTAACAAATCTCTTAATAATTTTATAGCGGTGCAAGTTAGAGACATGTTAATTCTATTCAGAGGTAATTCAAGGCTCGCTACCTCCACTGGGTTTATCCAGAGACGTACAGGGCCTGTTGGATTTATTCACATAATATTACAGTCAGATTGATCAATGTAGTTTATTATTATATTCAACATACTTTCTACATAATGGTTGGATCATTTCAACCAAACTACATTACAGCaggcatgtataggtctaaaaaggcctttcattttctattaaatAGCTTGTTTATTACAATAGTTGAAAATGACAAAGTTAACCTGCACTTACCCTTACAACACATTGAACAGGCGGCGACTGGACAATGTGCAGCAGCCGTCCCTGTTTAAATACCAGTCCACGTGAAGCTTATACGGTTGACTGAAGTCATCCATAATGGATTTGTGTCATCAATCATTTCCTTCAAGATGTATTGCATAGTTATGGAGTCACGTACTCCACCCCGTGTGGTAGGCCTATTCCTCTTTGGGATATGAGGTAGCCTAAAATGGCCACGTTCATCATGATTTTCTCAAAAATGGTTTGTGATACATATGTAAAAAAGTATGTCAAATATCCTTCACCCCAATGAAGTTTCTATGTAAGAATTGTacactttttatttaacctttattaaactaagcaagtcagttaagaacaaaatcttatttacaatgacgacctaacccggccaaaccctcccctaacccggacgacgctgggccaattgtgcgccgccctatggaactcccaatcacggccgattgtgatacagcctggaatcaaaccaaggTCTCtaatgacacctctagcactgagatgcagagccttagaccgctgcgccactcgggagcccaaatgcCAGAACAACCTGAGATACCCAACATTTTTTCAAGCTGTCCTGGTATGGAATCTCTCAGCAGGTTGTCCATACCATTACAATGGGCCTTCCAAAGTCCAGTATCCAGTTTTGTACTGTGAGATAGAACCACAGGTCAAAGTGGAACTGTGGCCTCTTCATTGATGACCCTTTTGGCTTGGACTCTGGTTGGCTTTAGAGAAAGACACATTAGGAAGTATGAATTCCAACTCCAAAACAACATTATACAGAATGACAATGTATGAAGAAGACATTAGCCAATATGTAGGAACACAACAGTGCTGTGGTAGGCCTACACCTATATAAATACACATGAATAACATTGTCATTATCTTTCTgttcatgtagcctactgtattaTTCATCACTATTATTGTGTTGTTGGCCTTGATCTACCTCCGAGGTTAACGCCAGCGGGGGAAATAGGACAAGGACATGTAAATAAATAAGATGCATGTTATTCAGTGGGCTGTTTGCCAAAGTCTATACACAGTCCAATGCATTCCTTGTACAGGCCCCATGTGTTCCTAACTCTCTGCAAATAATGGGCAATATAAAAGCCAATATACACTGTATTGTATAGCTGTGCTTGACAACCTTCACAGCCGCCATCATTTGAAAGCATTACAGGCTGACAACTTCCCTGTCCTTGGTCACATGACACTGACCATGAGCACATTACAAGGCAAGAAGAACTTCAGCCAGCAAGCACAGGCAATAACTAACCTAGTTTAGAATATAAGGGGCAGTTTTGAGTGGCAGACTGATATGCCTTTACAGTATATTTTCTACTGACACTGTCTGACAGTAGCCTAGCGGACTAAACTCCACGGTGCAGGAAGTTTCTGATAAACCTCAACAGAGTTGACCCGAGACCAGGCTTTGTGGAATCTAGCTCTGACTAGATCAATTCGCCTTAGGTCAATACTAACATGAATTTAAATTATGAAACGCTCACCTTGTACAAATGTTTAAAAGCACCCGAAGCTTTTGGGACAAATAAAACCACTCGTGGGCCAAGTCGCCAGTTGGAGAACCCTGTCTTACAGCAACAGCAATGAACAAACAGGCGGTGGTTGTATTTGAATTAACTATTATTGAAACAGTAACGTGATAGATTTCAGTAAGCAAAGAAATATATGCAATTACAGAGGACAAACATAAGTGCAAGTGGGGCGTTTCATAATTGACATTTTAAAGTATTGACCATGGGCGAATCGATGTAGTCGGAGCTAGATTCCACCAAGCCTGGTCTCGGCTCCACTGTTGGTAAAGTTCACAAACTTCCTAAACCATGGGGTGGAGTTCAGTCCGTTAACAGTAGCCTAGTCTTTATTGTTTACGTTTCGTTGATAGACAAATGCCTGAGACACTTCGGCTTATCAGGGCGACTATTCGACATGCACGGTGCCTTCCAACCACTGGGCCCGCTAGATGGGAACATTAAATACTTGCCGATGATATAAACACGTTAATCACAAGTAAACTGTTCAAACCTGGGGTTTGTTGACGACCGAGGTGCA belongs to Oncorhynchus clarkii lewisi isolate Uvic-CL-2024 unplaced genomic scaffold, UVic_Ocla_1.0 unplaced_contig_3840_pilon_pilon, whole genome shotgun sequence and includes:
- the LOC139396673 gene encoding ceroid-lipofuscinosis neuronal protein 6 homolog; the protein is MQAVVRKRQSNAPRSSTNPSQPESKPKGSSMKRPQFHFDLWFYLTVQNWILDFGRPIVMLILPLEWFPLNKPSAGDYFHMAYNVITPFLLLKLIERSSRALPRSAVYLSIITLVMGASIHLVGDSINHRLLLSGYQLHLSVRENPIIKDLKPATLIDSFELLYFYDEQLGHLMWYIPFFIILFLYFTGCFTHVKEEKTMPLSGWLLLGPSALYYWYLVTEGQIFQLFLLTFLAMVATVIHQRHKGSVPDANGLFLFASFSVTMFLVAVWVAWLWSDPVLRKKYPGHLYVPEPWSYYTLHVKDSH